One window of the Rhodothermales bacterium genome contains the following:
- a CDS encoding DUF5916 domain-containing protein: MRTRIASFAFLLFLASSATAQESITAVYAETPPRIDGVLDDPIWDLAPVADRFVQREPNDGAEPTHPSAMRIAFDEENLYFGLSFYDSEPELIRARNLERGGPNGNDDMFWLLIDTYNDDRNAYLFETNVLGTQDDAIISDESMQHSDWQWDGIYHSEGRIAEDGWHVELAIPFKTIRFDNKEELTMGVALMRFLNRTGERSMWPHIPRSYSAGIFQVSQYADLRGVRNVERGRNVLIKPFIITGAQDVRTSGTSVTDTQQDVGLDVKWAVNPNVTVDVTLNTDFAQVESDNVQLDLTRFNLFFPEKREFFLERQALFTLGNTGETETFFSRRIGISNDILAGARVVGQFDRLSVGVMNIQTEANDILDATNNTVLRLRADVFGRTTVGGILTNLEQGDRFNRAFGVDARSRFMGNSEASAWYTRVEDSNPLASDAAGAIALSWRRADYQIGVNHTQVGKRFNPALGFVSRRDMKRYQVNAGYNPQVNGKWVRAWSVSGVGALVNGQDNELQSSDVQLNGQVHLQSNDMLLFNAGQNFERLEHSFFVRPDAEILAGDYTARTVAAGIQSDNSRFLSGRAIVRTAEFFGGDRMAYQFGFGVRTGKYLNFDAIMTHNRFDLPIPNGEFTATSFGMNINAAWSRKLFAKALIQYDNFSGNVQANIRIDWIHSPGADLFLVFNTNYNMLNAEDQFDVRAATLNNRVGVAKLTYVVQL, translated from the coding sequence ATGCGCACACGCATCGCATCCTTTGCATTCCTGCTGTTCCTTGCATCATCCGCCACGGCGCAGGAGTCCATCACGGCCGTCTATGCCGAGACGCCTCCCCGCATTGACGGTGTGCTGGACGACCCCATCTGGGATCTGGCCCCCGTTGCCGACCGCTTCGTGCAACGCGAGCCGAATGACGGAGCGGAGCCGACGCATCCGTCGGCCATGCGGATTGCCTTCGATGAAGAGAACCTCTATTTCGGGCTCAGCTTCTACGATTCGGAACCGGAGCTCATCCGGGCGCGCAACCTGGAGCGGGGCGGTCCCAACGGAAACGATGACATGTTCTGGTTGCTCATCGATACGTACAACGATGATCGCAACGCCTACCTGTTCGAAACGAACGTTCTGGGGACGCAGGACGATGCCATCATTTCGGACGAGAGTATGCAGCACAGCGACTGGCAGTGGGACGGCATTTATCACAGCGAGGGGCGGATAGCAGAGGACGGCTGGCATGTCGAGCTGGCCATCCCGTTCAAGACCATCCGGTTCGACAACAAGGAGGAGTTGACCATGGGCGTGGCGCTCATGCGGTTCCTGAACCGCACCGGTGAACGATCCATGTGGCCGCATATTCCCCGCTCGTACTCCGCCGGAATTTTCCAGGTGTCCCAATATGCGGATCTGAGAGGGGTCCGCAATGTCGAGCGTGGCCGGAACGTGCTCATCAAACCCTTCATCATCACGGGAGCGCAGGATGTGCGCACGTCGGGCACGTCGGTGACGGACACGCAGCAGGACGTTGGATTGGACGTGAAGTGGGCCGTCAATCCGAACGTGACGGTCGACGTTACCCTGAATACGGATTTTGCCCAGGTCGAGTCCGACAACGTGCAGCTGGACCTGACCCGGTTCAACCTTTTCTTTCCCGAGAAACGGGAATTCTTCCTGGAGCGTCAGGCCCTGTTCACGCTCGGCAATACCGGGGAGACCGAAACCTTCTTCTCCCGTCGGATAGGCATTTCGAATGATATCCTGGCCGGGGCCCGGGTCGTGGGCCAGTTCGACCGGTTGTCCGTGGGCGTCATGAACATCCAGACGGAAGCCAATGATATCCTGGATGCGACGAACAATACCGTCCTGCGCCTGCGCGCCGATGTGTTCGGGCGTACCACCGTCGGTGGCATCCTGACCAACCTTGAGCAGGGCGACCGGTTCAATCGGGCGTTCGGGGTCGATGCGCGCAGTCGTTTCATGGGCAACAGTGAGGCATCCGCCTGGTATACGCGGGTGGAAGACTCCAATCCGCTGGCATCCGATGCCGCAGGTGCGATTGCCCTGTCGTGGCGCCGCGCAGACTACCAGATCGGGGTGAATCATACGCAGGTCGGCAAACGGTTCAATCCGGCGCTGGGCTTTGTCAGCCGTCGGGACATGAAGCGGTACCAGGTCAACGCTGGATACAACCCGCAGGTAAACGGGAAATGGGTGCGGGCCTGGTCGGTTTCGGGTGTCGGTGCGCTTGTGAATGGCCAGGACAACGAGCTGCAATCATCGGACGTGCAGTTGAACGGCCAGGTCCACCTGCAGTCCAACGACATGCTGCTGTTCAACGCCGGGCAGAACTTCGAACGGCTCGAACACTCGTTTTTCGTACGTCCCGATGCCGAAATCCTGGCGGGAGATTACACGGCACGTACCGTGGCAGCCGGGATCCAATCCGACAACAGCCGATTCCTGTCCGGTCGGGCCATTGTCCGGACGGCCGAGTTCTTCGGGGGCGACCGGATGGCGTATCAGTTCGGGTTTGGTGTTCGGACGGGAAAGTACTTGAACTTCGACGCCATCATGACGCACAACCGGTTCGATCTGCCCATCCCGAACGGCGAGTTCACGGCGACCTCATTCGGCATGAACATCAACGCGGCCTGGAGCCGGAAGCTGTTCGCCAAGGCACTCATCCAGTACGACAACTTCTCCGGCAACGTGCAGGCCAACATCCGGATTGACTGGATCCATTCGCCTGGCGCGGACCTGTTCCTCGTTTTCAACACCAACTACAACATGCTGAACGCCGAAGACCAATTCGACGTGCGCGCCGCCACGCTCAACAACCGGGTCGGCGTCGCCAAGCTGACATACGTGGTGCAGTTGTAA